The following are encoded together in the Limnochordia bacterium genome:
- a CDS encoding cell wall hydrolase has protein sequence MKPRLLVYMGITLTCCLLLGGCYNLEQGPNTGTPKTYTVRQGDTLWRIAQRFGTPVETLKALNTKTEELYVGQGLRLPDDAVDHYRFVFAPWEMDLFARLVHAEAEGEPFEGKVAVAATVLNRLADPRYPDTIYGVIYQVADGAYQYSPVKDGRIDLPADEDSVNAAYEALCGRDPSLGANGFYNPKKTSNQWVRQQPVTTVLGDHVFFRY, from the coding sequence ATGAAGCCAAGATTGCTTGTGTACATGGGGATTACATTGACGTGTTGCCTACTGTTAGGTGGCTGCTACAATTTAGAACAGGGTCCTAATACGGGGACGCCAAAGACCTATACCGTTAGACAAGGGGATACTCTCTGGCGAATAGCCCAGCGTTTTGGAACGCCGGTTGAAACTCTGAAAGCGCTCAACACAAAAACCGAAGAGCTTTACGTTGGTCAAGGGCTTCGATTGCCCGATGATGCAGTAGACCACTATCGTTTTGTCTTTGCTCCTTGGGAGATGGACCTATTCGCAAGATTGGTCCATGCCGAAGCAGAGGGAGAACCCTTCGAGGGGAAGGTGGCAGTGGCGGCCACAGTGCTAAATCGCCTTGCAGATCCCCGCTATCCCGATACAATCTATGGAGTTATTTACCAAGTGGCCGATGGGGCATATCAGTATAGTCCGGTTAAGGACGGTAGAATTGACCTACCGGCTGATGAAGATTCGGTCAATGCTGCCTATGAGGCCCTCTGCGGGAGGGATCCTTCCCTAGGAGCCAATGGCTTTTATAACCCGAAGAAAACAAGTAACCAATGGGTCCGTCAGCAACCTGTTACAACAGTGCTTGGCGATCATGTATTCTTTAGGTACTAA
- a CDS encoding rhamnulokinase, with product MGEQLKMLAFDLGASSGRAMLGIYEDGRLSIQEIHRFANEPVSLRGHLYWDILRLFHEIKCGLLKAFNSGHTDISSLAIDTWGVDFGLLDRNGDLLGNPYHYRDGRTDGMMEKVFDLIPKEELYKQTGIQFMKLNSIFQLFAMKEYQAHLLRETKTMLLVPDLLNYFLTGQMVTEYSIASTTQLLDPVTRIWHRDLIDKLGLPKDIFTEIVPPGTVIGKLHPDIIAELGAGENISVVTVGSHDTASAVASVPASSADFAYISSGTWSLMGVEIDQPIINLESAGLSFTNEGGVANKIRFLKNIMGLWLVQECRRQWQREGEQLSFSQLQELARQAEPFVSLIDPDHESFVAPGDMPTRVQQFCQQTGQKVPKTKGEIIRCITESLAMKYRFTMESLEKILNRELSVIHMVGGGIQDELLCQFTADSTGKKVLTGPIEATSIGNLMVQAMVAGKVASLGEMRDCIARSFPQKEYVPQNTRQWSTEYSRFKELLAF from the coding sequence ATGGGCGAGCAACTAAAGATGCTGGCCTTTGACTTAGGCGCAAGTAGTGGTCGGGCCATGCTCGGTATTTATGAGGATGGGCGGCTGTCTATTCAGGAGATTCATCGCTTTGCTAATGAACCAGTCTCCCTACGGGGACATCTTTACTGGGATATCCTCCGTTTGTTTCACGAGATCAAGTGTGGTCTTTTGAAAGCTTTCAACTCCGGTCATACAGATATTTCCTCACTGGCGATTGATACTTGGGGAGTGGATTTTGGGCTACTAGACCGAAATGGTGACCTGTTGGGCAATCCCTATCATTACCGAGATGGACGTACAGATGGTATGATGGAGAAGGTATTTGATCTGATCCCTAAAGAGGAGCTATACAAACAGACGGGCATTCAGTTCATGAAGCTGAACTCTATTTTTCAGCTATTTGCCATGAAGGAGTATCAGGCTCATCTTCTCCGTGAAACAAAAACGATGCTTCTAGTTCCTGATTTGTTAAACTACTTCCTCACAGGTCAAATGGTGACGGAATACAGCATTGCCAGCACTACACAACTGCTGGATCCTGTGACCCGGATTTGGCATAGGGATCTAATAGATAAACTAGGGTTGCCAAAGGATATTTTTACCGAGATTGTGCCTCCTGGTACTGTGATAGGGAAGTTGCACCCGGACATTATCGCGGAGCTTGGTGCTGGGGAGAACATATCGGTGGTAACGGTAGGCTCCCACGATACTGCTTCCGCAGTGGCTTCGGTTCCGGCCTCTTCCGCGGATTTTGCCTATATTAGCTCTGGTACTTGGTCCCTTATGGGAGTAGAAATCGACCAACCCATTATTAATCTGGAGTCTGCCGGCTTAAGCTTTACTAATGAAGGTGGTGTGGCCAATAAGATCAGGTTTTTAAAGAACATTATGGGTCTTTGGCTTGTCCAGGAATGTAGACGGCAATGGCAGCGGGAAGGGGAGCAGTTAAGTTTCAGCCAATTGCAGGAACTGGCAAGGCAGGCGGAACCCTTTGTCTCGCTGATCGATCCCGATCACGAATCCTTCGTGGCTCCTGGGGATATGCCCACGCGAGTCCAGCAGTTCTGCCAACAGACTGGTCAGAAGGTACCTAAGACCAAGGGCGAAATCATCCGCTGTATTACGGAGAGCTTAGCTATGAAGTATCGGTTTACTATGGAAAGTCTCGAGAAGATATTAAACAGGGAGCTGTCGGTAATACATATGGTGGGTGGCGGTATTCAGGATGAACTGTTGTGTCAGTTCACCGCAGATTCCACAGGTAAGAAGGTACTTACAGGTCCCATTGAGGCGACCTCAATCGGTAACCTAATGGTACAAGCAATGGTAGCAGGAAAAGTGGCAAGCCTTGGTGAAATGCGTGATTGTATCGCCAGATCCTTCCCCCAGAAAGAGTATGTGCCCCAAAACACCAGGCAATGGTCTACTGAATACTCGAGATTTAAGGAGCTTCTGGCCTTTTAG